A window of the Methanocalculus alkaliphilus genome harbors these coding sequences:
- a CDS encoding iron ABC transporter substrate-binding protein has translation MNNRIYSILCGVLLLALLAVAGCVGDSGPSAPPTGQNEMTLTDGFGRTVTIPQPVESVLCSGSGTLRYLVYLQGEDLVVGVDSIEKQHRDIEGRPYALVHRERFQPLPLFGEFRGKDDPEKVIGIWPELVFKGGSTGTAYGTSIAEVDDLQTKTGVPVVGFAYGSLRNQAEKTEMYTALRVMGKAIGNDARAEEIIAYIEATMADLEARTGDIPAADQKRVYIGGVSSAGAHGIISTEPAYPPFLWVHADNVASGLGTAHVDVAKEAIVDWDPEYLFIDAGTTSMDNQGAIGQLKTDPALKGLSAVKEGRVYIVLPYNFYNTNYETVLANAYFVGSVLYPDRFADVDPVEKADEIYTFFVGKPVFNELNSQYGGIGFSQFPM, from the coding sequence ATGAATAATCGCATTTATTCTATTTTGTGTGGAGTGCTCCTCCTCGCCCTCCTCGCAGTTGCGGGCTGTGTCGGTGATTCCGGCCCCTCGGCTCCACCAACAGGACAGAACGAGATGACCCTGACCGATGGCTTCGGCAGAACGGTGACGATCCCGCAACCCGTGGAGAGTGTCCTCTGCTCCGGCTCCGGCACGCTGCGGTACCTGGTGTACCTCCAGGGTGAGGATCTCGTTGTCGGTGTTGACAGTATCGAGAAGCAGCACCGAGACATAGAAGGGCGCCCCTATGCGCTTGTACACCGTGAGAGGTTCCAGCCACTACCGCTCTTTGGCGAGTTCCGTGGCAAGGATGATCCGGAAAAAGTCATCGGTATCTGGCCGGAACTCGTCTTTAAGGGCGGATCTACCGGGACTGCATATGGCACAAGTATTGCTGAAGTGGATGATCTCCAGACAAAAACCGGTGTGCCGGTTGTCGGATTTGCTTATGGTTCACTGAGGAACCAGGCTGAGAAGACAGAGATGTACACCGCCCTTCGGGTGATGGGCAAAGCGATCGGAAATGATGCCCGTGCCGAAGAGATTATCGCATACATCGAGGCGACAATGGCAGACCTTGAGGCGCGTACCGGCGATATTCCGGCAGCAGACCAGAAACGGGTCTATATCGGCGGTGTGAGCAGTGCCGGTGCGCATGGCATCATCTCGACCGAGCCTGCATACCCGCCATTCCTCTGGGTGCATGCCGATAATGTCGCATCCGGCCTTGGAACCGCACATGTCGATGTTGCAAAGGAAGCGATTGTGGACTGGGATCCCGAGTACCTCTTCATCGATGCGGGTACAACCTCGATGGATAACCAGGGTGCGATTGGGCAGTTGAAGACCGATCCCGCACTAAAAGGACTCAGCGCGGTAAAGGAAGGCAGGGTCTACATCGTGCTACCGTACAATTTCTACAACACGAACTATGAGACAGTCCTCGCGAATGCATATTTCGTTGGCTCTGTCCTGTATCCCGACCGGTTCGCTGATGTTGATCCGGTAGAGAAGGCAGATGAGATCTATACCTTCTTCGTTGGAAAGCCAGTATTTAACGAGCTGAACAGCCAGTACGGTGGTATTGGCTTCTCCCAGTTCCCAATGTAA
- a CDS encoding betaine/proline/choline family ABC transporter ATP-binding protein (Members of the family are the ATP-binding subunit of ABC transporters for substrates such as betaine, L-proline or other amino acids, choline, carnitine, etc. The substrate specificity is best determined from the substrate-binding subunit, rather than this subunit, as it interacts with the permease subunit and not with substrate directly.) has translation MTKRFGETVAVDDVSLDVQGGELLILIGGSGSGKTTTLRMINRLIDPDEGSISINGTDITSIDEILLRKNIGYVIQQIGLFPHMTVRENIGLIPKIEGWSRDRIEERVKELLTLVHLPPEIFMDRYPKELSGGQQQRIGLARALVMDPPLLLMDEPFGALDPLLRRQLQDEFIAIKENIGRTIVFVTHDINEAFRLGDRIAIMHEGRIVQVGTARDLILTPADPMVAGLVGSEHRYRHLENLTVQDIMLPVSEISVLEASTSISSAIGLMTDAGLEVAVVSNGTSIQGIVRLPDLLRVGQHSEAVGSHARSPLILRPDGTALSAISGMKADGDVCALVMDGEELLGIFTPDEVLRRLV, from the coding sequence ATAACGAAGAGGTTTGGAGAGACGGTTGCCGTTGATGATGTCAGCCTTGACGTACAGGGTGGCGAGCTGCTCATCCTTATCGGGGGTTCAGGGTCCGGGAAGACGACGACACTGCGGATGATCAACCGGTTGATCGACCCTGATGAGGGATCCATCTCCATCAACGGGACGGATATCACCAGCATCGATGAGATCCTTCTGCGGAAGAATATCGGATATGTGATCCAGCAGATCGGCCTCTTCCCCCATATGACCGTCCGGGAGAATATCGGACTCATCCCGAAGATCGAGGGGTGGAGTCGTGATCGGATTGAGGAACGGGTGAAAGAGCTCCTTACCCTCGTCCATCTTCCCCCGGAGATCTTTATGGATCGATATCCAAAGGAGCTCTCCGGCGGCCAGCAGCAACGGATAGGCCTTGCCCGGGCACTTGTTATGGATCCCCCCCTCCTCCTGATGGATGAGCCGTTCGGGGCCCTCGATCCCCTTCTCAGGCGGCAGTTGCAGGATGAGTTCATCGCGATCAAGGAGAATATCGGCAGGACGATCGTCTTTGTGACCCATGATATCAATGAGGCGTTCCGGCTTGGCGATCGGATCGCGATCATGCATGAAGGAAGGATCGTCCAGGTGGGTACTGCACGGGATCTCATCCTCACTCCTGCTGATCCGATGGTCGCCGGACTTGTCGGTTCTGAGCACCGTTACAGGCATCTTGAGAATCTGACTGTGCAGGATATCATGCTCCCGGTTTCTGAGATCTCCGTTCTCGAGGCGTCAACCTCCATCAGCTCTGCGATTGGTCTGATGACCGATGCGGGCCTTGAGGTTGCGGTCGTCAGTAACGGCACATCCATCCAGGGGATTGTCCGGCTCCCGGATCTTCTGCGGGTTGGCCAGCATTCGGAGGCTGTCGGATCCCATGCCCGATCCCCTCTCATCCTGAGACCGGACGGGACCGCCCTCTCGGCAATCTCCGGGATGAAGGCTGATGGAGATGTTTGTGCCCTTGTGATGGATGGTGAGGAGCTGCTTGGCATCTTCACCCCCGATGAGGTCCTGCGGCGGCTTGTATAG
- a CDS encoding radical SAM protein → MKYRHIFGPVSSHRLGRSLGIDLIPYKTCSYNCVYCECGETTIQTIERSTFIPEDEVMEELRCILSTSPQLDSVTFAGSGEPTLSLSIGNVIAMVKEEFPQYITSVLTNGSLLTRPDVREELLRADRVIPTLTSGRQETFERIHRPHPDLAIEAIIAGMEEFGRDYRGEIWLEVFIIPGVNTSEEELISLRDAITRINPDRVQLNTLDRPAPESWVQAASDTEMNTVREILGREKVEIVNLSSPGEQSTGVMDEEKERICAILSRRPSTIDDLITATGMSGGEVAKILRDLENAGEIRSYRGTRGTRGTFYSSTLPDVTDPKTERNC, encoded by the coding sequence ATGAAATACAGGCATATCTTTGGTCCGGTATCCTCGCATCGGCTCGGCAGATCGCTTGGGATCGATCTCATCCCGTACAAGACCTGTTCATACAACTGCGTCTACTGCGAATGCGGGGAGACTACCATCCAGACAATAGAGCGATCCACCTTCATTCCTGAAGATGAGGTGATGGAAGAACTCAGGTGCATCCTCTCCACCAGCCCACAACTCGACTCGGTCACCTTCGCGGGATCAGGTGAGCCGACCCTCTCGCTCTCTATCGGAAATGTGATAGCGATGGTGAAGGAGGAATTTCCACAGTATATCACCAGTGTTCTCACGAACGGAAGCCTCCTCACCCGCCCGGATGTCAGGGAAGAGCTCCTGCGTGCAGACCGGGTGATACCCACACTCACATCGGGCAGGCAGGAGACATTTGAGCGGATACACAGACCCCATCCGGACCTTGCAATCGAGGCAATCATCGCAGGGATGGAGGAGTTTGGGAGAGATTACCGGGGCGAGATCTGGCTGGAGGTCTTCATCATTCCGGGGGTCAATACCTCAGAAGAAGAACTCATTTCACTCCGTGACGCAATCACCAGAATCAATCCCGATCGTGTACAATTGAACACCCTGGATCGCCCCGCCCCGGAGAGCTGGGTGCAGGCGGCATCTGATACAGAAATGAATACGGTACGGGAGATTCTTGGGAGAGAGAAGGTAGAGATTGTCAACCTCTCTTCGCCGGGTGAGCAATCCACCGGTGTCATGGATGAAGAGAAAGAGAGGATCTGTGCGATTCTCTCCCGCCGCCCCTCAACGATTGACGATCTCATCACAGCAACCGGTATGTCCGGTGGCGAGGTGGCGAAGATACTGAGGGATCTTGAGAATGCAGGTGAGATCAGATCCTACCGCGGTACCCGCGGTACCCGCGGCACCTTTTACAGCAGCACACTCCCGGATGTAACCGATCCAAAAACAGAGAGGAACTGTTAA
- a CDS encoding ABC transporter permease — MTMSYDPSAGFLNLGIATLLLLAIIVILHVRRIGISRELIVGAARAILQLAVIVVLLVFVFESGNFLLIILMLIGMTLVAAWTSALRARSSLAKPFMVTLPSIAAGSFVSISALVITGVIPITPAFLIPMGSMAIGASMIVSSLSIDRFIREMEIHNDQVEMALSLGASPDEATTVYMREGVRSSMIPAIDRLKTLGIVILPGAMAGMLIAGLNPYYAAEYQLIIVFLLIVAEAITAQFSVFLASRQIFDDRGRIIRLHPHSQSE; from the coding sequence ATGACAATGTCATATGATCCCTCGGCCGGCTTTCTCAACCTTGGAATTGCGACCCTTCTGCTCCTGGCGATTATAGTGATCCTGCACGTGCGCAGAATAGGTATCTCTCGTGAATTAATTGTTGGGGCTGCCCGAGCTATTCTACAGCTTGCTGTCATCGTAGTACTACTCGTATTTGTTTTTGAATCCGGTAATTTTCTATTAATCATTCTAATGCTTATCGGCATGACGCTGGTTGCGGCGTGGACATCGGCTTTGCGTGCACGTTCCTCTCTTGCAAAGCCCTTTATGGTTACTCTCCCCTCGATAGCTGCAGGCTCTTTTGTCTCGATATCAGCCCTCGTCATAACTGGCGTTATCCCAATTACGCCAGCCTTTCTGATACCAATGGGAAGTATGGCAATCGGAGCATCAATGATCGTTTCATCACTCTCTATTGATCGGTTTATCCGTGAGATGGAGATTCATAATGATCAGGTTGAGATGGCCCTCTCACTCGGAGCAAGCCCCGATGAAGCAACGACTGTCTATATGCGGGAAGGGGTTCGCAGCTCCATGATCCCGGCTATAGATCGGTTGAAGACACTTGGAATCGTTATTCTTCCCGGAGCTATGGCAGGCATGTTGATCGCTGGTTTAAACCCATATTATGCGGCAGAATACCAGCTCATCATCGTTTTCCTTTTAATCGTTGCCGAGGCAATTACCGCCCAGTTCTCCGTGTTTCTTGCATCACGGCAGATCTTTGATGATCGTGGGCGGATCATTCGACTGCACCCTCATTCACAATCCGAATAA
- a CDS encoding FecCD family ABC transporter permease, translating to MHFADGELPTDYLKYTYRKILWILAGIVVLFLLFILSISVGAVAIPPHEVFLTLIGQNVTDKWDRIIWNIRLPQALAAIICGAGLAVAGVAMQSILRNPLASPFTLGISNAGAFGAAVAIIFLGTGRMTSTTAGAVIINNPYVTTICAFVFCMLATIAIIAIAKIKASSPEVVILAGVALSSLFTAGVMFLQYFSDDAQLAAVVHWTFGDVGRAGWSEVYLMGAIVLVACIYFIANRWNYNAMDAGDETAKGLGVNVERLRNVGMIVAALVTAVLVSFLGVIGFVGLVCPHMVRRIIGDEQRYLIPGSIVMGGILLLASDTVARLIFAPYVLPVAILTAFMGAPVFIYLLLRGYKR from the coding sequence GTGCATTTTGCAGATGGCGAACTTCCCACTGACTACCTGAAATACACCTACCGGAAGATACTCTGGATACTTGCCGGAATCGTCGTCCTCTTCCTCCTGTTCATCCTCTCGATCTCTGTCGGGGCAGTTGCCATCCCACCCCATGAGGTCTTTCTGACCCTGATCGGCCAGAACGTCACCGACAAGTGGGATCGGATCATCTGGAATATCCGCCTTCCCCAGGCGCTTGCGGCGATCATCTGCGGTGCCGGGCTTGCGGTCGCCGGGGTTGCGATGCAGTCGATCCTCCGAAACCCGCTCGCCTCACCATTCACCCTTGGTATCTCAAATGCGGGTGCATTTGGTGCGGCGGTTGCCATCATCTTCCTCGGCACCGGCAGGATGACCTCGACGACGGCGGGTGCGGTGATCATCAATAATCCGTATGTGACGACCATCTGTGCCTTCGTCTTCTGCATGCTCGCAACCATTGCGATCATTGCGATAGCAAAGATCAAGGCATCATCCCCGGAAGTCGTGATCCTTGCGGGTGTCGCTCTTTCATCTCTCTTTACGGCAGGGGTGATGTTCCTCCAGTACTTCAGCGATGATGCACAGCTTGCGGCGGTCGTCCACTGGACATTCGGCGATGTCGGGCGTGCCGGCTGGTCCGAAGTGTACCTGATGGGGGCGATTGTCCTTGTCGCCTGCATCTACTTCATTGCAAACCGGTGGAACTACAATGCGATGGATGCCGGTGACGAGACCGCCAAAGGGCTTGGGGTGAATGTCGAGCGGCTCAGGAATGTCGGCATGATCGTGGCCGCACTTGTCACAGCCGTCCTCGTCTCGTTCCTCGGGGTCATCGGATTCGTCGGGCTCGTCTGCCCGCATATGGTTCGGCGGATCATCGGGGATGAGCAGCGGTACCTGATACCCGGATCAATTGTGATGGGGGGCATCCTCCTGCTTGCATCCGATACGGTTGCACGCCTGATCTTCGCCCCATATGTCCTTCCGGTAGCCATCCTGACGGCATTCATGGGTGCCCCGGTCTTCATCTATCTCCTCCTCAGGGGGTATAAGCGATGA
- a CDS encoding glycine betaine ABC transporter substrate-binding protein, with the protein MQKKFIPISLGALILITCLAAGCMGADQAGTRETIVIGGKPFNEQYILPQMIALLLEEEGYRTDIRPGMNDATLFAGIKRGQVDIYVEYTGTAYSQLLQREPLRVWDPDLVFADVQTGLAAEGISVPFRLGFRNDYAIAVKESYATENNLETISDLVPYAGTLVFGSDLVFHEREDGLPRLAEVYGLSFADVRPMSPTLMYEAIDKNQVQAIPPYTTDSRVDLYNLLVLHDDQAALPPYEAMLFIRSDRMVDDRLVTALSVLENRIDTDEMRALNAEFDNDKREARDIARDYLIREGLISP; encoded by the coding sequence ATGCAGAAAAAGTTCATACCAATCAGCCTTGGAGCCCTCATCCTCATCACCTGCCTCGCGGCAGGGTGTATGGGGGCTGACCAGGCTGGGACGAGGGAGACGATCGTCATCGGTGGGAAACCCTTTAACGAGCAGTATATTCTTCCCCAGATGATAGCACTCCTTCTTGAAGAGGAAGGATACAGGACAGATATACGGCCGGGGATGAATGATGCAACCCTCTTTGCCGGGATCAAAAGAGGCCAGGTAGATATCTATGTTGAGTACACCGGGACCGCGTACTCACAGCTCCTGCAACGTGAGCCTCTTCGGGTCTGGGACCCGGATCTCGTCTTTGCGGATGTTCAGACAGGTCTTGCCGCAGAGGGGATCAGCGTTCCCTTCAGGCTTGGGTTCAGGAACGACTATGCCATCGCGGTGAAGGAGTCGTATGCCACAGAGAATAATCTTGAAACCATCAGCGATCTTGTGCCCTATGCAGGTACACTCGTCTTTGGCAGCGATCTCGTCTTCCATGAACGTGAAGATGGTCTCCCACGACTGGCAGAGGTCTATGGCCTCTCCTTTGCGGATGTCAGGCCGATGTCACCGACCCTGATGTACGAAGCCATCGACAAGAACCAGGTACAGGCGATCCCACCCTATACAACCGACTCACGGGTGGATCTCTATAACCTTCTGGTGCTTCATGATGATCAGGCGGCTCTCCCTCCCTATGAGGCGATGCTCTTTATCAGATCTGACCGGATGGTAGATGACCGTCTTGTCACCGCCCTCTCTGTCCTTGAGAACCGGATCGACACCGATGAGATGCGGGCATTAAATGCAGAGTTTGATAACGACAAGCGGGAGGCACGGGATATTGCACGGGACTATCTCATCAGGGAGGGGTTGATCTCCCCCTGA
- a CDS encoding ABC transporter ATP-binding protein: protein MILSVDELKFMYRNKGILDEIAFSINEGEIVAILGPNGVGKTTLLKCLNRILVPKQGTVSVCGDTITSLELMEIARRIGYVPQRVETGRLTGFDAVLLGRRPHIGWDVTEKDLRIVEAAFRSFGIDRLRLHYIDEMSGGELQMIAIARAFVQEPKILLLDEPTSALDLKNQIEILHRINAIVAEHNIAVVMTMHDLNTALRYADRFILLKDQSIHTCGDRSVVTADEIEAVYGVPVMIGELAGVPCVIPQCLCNGNGRKTKIPTDEEGSSYVRNS, encoded by the coding sequence ATGATCCTCAGCGTCGATGAACTGAAATTCATGTACCGGAACAAGGGGATTCTCGACGAGATCGCCTTCTCCATCAACGAAGGTGAGATCGTCGCGATCCTCGGGCCTAACGGTGTCGGGAAGACGACCCTCCTCAAGTGCTTAAACCGGATCCTCGTCCCGAAACAGGGTACCGTCTCCGTCTGCGGTGATACCATCACCTCCCTTGAACTGATGGAGATCGCCCGGCGGATCGGGTATGTTCCCCAGCGGGTCGAGACCGGGAGACTGACCGGTTTTGATGCCGTCCTCCTCGGCCGCAGGCCGCATATCGGCTGGGATGTCACCGAAAAGGATCTCAGGATCGTCGAGGCGGCGTTCCGGAGCTTTGGGATCGATCGCCTCCGCCTCCACTACATCGACGAGATGAGCGGTGGAGAGCTCCAGATGATCGCCATCGCACGGGCATTTGTCCAGGAGCCAAAGATCCTCCTGCTGGACGAGCCGACGAGTGCGCTGGACCTGAAGAACCAGATCGAGATCCTGCATCGGATCAACGCGATTGTTGCAGAACACAACATTGCGGTTGTGATGACGATGCATGACCTGAACACCGCTCTCCGGTATGCGGACCGGTTCATCCTCTTAAAGGATCAGTCGATTCATACCTGTGGAGACAGAAGCGTTGTCACCGCTGATGAGATCGAGGCGGTCTATGGTGTCCCGGTCATGATCGGGGAGCTTGCAGGGGTGCCGTGTGTTATCCCCCAGTGCCTCTGCAACGGGAATGGAAGGAAAACCAAGATACCAACAGACGAAGAAGGTAGTAGCTATGTGCGAAACTCATGA
- a CDS encoding FmdE family protein, whose translation MCETHDHQHFEAAGKYPEFEECVTFHGHSCPGLATGYRAAIAAMQALGVARPYDEELVTVAETDACGVDAIQLVTGCTAGKGNLIINDYGKHVFSFYAREKGKGVRILIRNREMPEKAEMDGLRKKVFAGDATEDEKNRFYELMAAATESLLMIPQDEMLTVVEIAYNPPQKARIFATVTCPDCGEPVADAKMQTVDGKTVCIPCSRASRQ comes from the coding sequence ATGTGCGAAACTCATGATCATCAGCATTTTGAAGCAGCCGGGAAATATCCGGAATTTGAAGAGTGTGTAACATTCCACGGCCATTCATGCCCTGGCCTTGCGACCGGATACCGTGCCGCCATTGCGGCGATGCAGGCGCTCGGTGTCGCCCGCCCCTATGACGAGGAGCTCGTCACCGTCGCAGAGACCGATGCCTGCGGTGTGGATGCGATCCAGCTTGTTACCGGGTGTACCGCAGGAAAAGGAAACCTGATCATCAATGATTACGGGAAGCATGTCTTCAGTTTTTATGCCCGGGAGAAGGGGAAAGGCGTCCGGATTCTCATCAGGAACCGTGAGATGCCGGAGAAGGCTGAGATGGATGGCCTGAGGAAGAAGGTCTTTGCCGGGGATGCCACAGAAGATGAAAAGAACCGGTTTTATGAACTGATGGCGGCAGCAACCGAGTCACTCCTCATGATTCCGCAGGATGAGATGCTGACGGTTGTCGAGATCGCGTACAACCCGCCGCAGAAGGCACGGATCTTTGCCACAGTCACCTGCCCTGACTGCGGGGAGCCGGTTGCTGATGCGAAGATGCAGACGGTTGATGGAAAGACCGTCTGCATCCCCTGTTCACGTGCATCCAGGCAGTGA
- a CDS encoding ABC transporter ATP-binding protein: MIKKTGFCEKRRRRALERARAYRTHYCSIIKWRGQESGCYLIQQNNDLFLIYVSRNLLRMSRSHHPDLCVKSLSLILQDRPIFSNVSFSIRKGDRIAITGSSGSGKSLLLRCLNQLIPYSGGEIQLYGRDIRSFPPEIIRRTIMLMPQIPVFFPGNVHENLSLPFSFKAHQKLRYPDPTDIIESLGLSSDILSSYPEQLSGGERQRIALVRALMLDPPILLLDEPTSALDRDSASLIVHKLDELADAGSAIIVITHDLALYNRSDKRYRLESGSLQSDIQ, encoded by the coding sequence ATGATCAAAAAAACAGGTTTTTGTGAGAAGAGAAGGCGGAGAGCCCTGGAGAGAGCACGTGCGTACCGTACGCACTATTGCAGTATTATCAAATGGAGAGGTCAGGAGAGTGGGTGCTATCTGATACAACAAAATAATGATCTGTTTCTAATATATGTGAGTAGGAATCTACTACGTATGAGTCGGAGTCACCATCCGGATCTTTGTGTCAAATCACTTTCCCTTATACTTCAGGATCGACCTATCTTCTCGAATGTCTCCTTCTCCATCAGAAAAGGCGACCGTATCGCCATCACCGGCTCATCAGGATCTGGGAAGAGCCTCCTTCTTCGTTGCCTTAATCAGCTTATTCCCTATTCAGGAGGTGAGATACAACTATATGGCCGTGATATACGTTCATTCCCTCCGGAGATCATACGTCGAACTATTATGTTAATGCCCCAGATTCCTGTCTTCTTTCCAGGAAATGTTCATGAGAATCTTTCTTTACCCTTTTCGTTCAAAGCACATCAAAAGCTCAGATATCCGGATCCGACAGATATCATAGAAAGTCTTGGCCTTTCATCAGATATCCTCTCTTCATATCCAGAACAGCTTTCAGGCGGGGAACGGCAAAGAATTGCACTTGTCCGTGCGCTTATGCTCGATCCTCCGATCCTTCTCCTTGATGAACCGACGTCGGCTCTTGATCGCGACTCAGCCTCTCTCATAGTACATAAGCTGGATGAACTGGCAGATGCAGGATCGGCAATCATTGTTATCACCCATGACCTGGCACTGTATAACCGATCAGATAAGCGATATCGGCTCGAATCAGGCTCTCTTCAGAGTGATATACAATGA